From Micromonospora auratinigra:
CGCCTGCCACTACCCCGAGCCACGTCCGGCACCCGACCCGTCGAGCTGACCCACGACAAGCCGGGGGCGATCGCGCCCGGCGCGGGGATCACGCCTCATCACCCGCGCCGGGCGGGGCCGACCGGAGGCGGGTGTAACCGCCCCGGGCCCGGGTAGCCGGGCCGAATGGACCTGGTCGAGGAGACGCCGTACCGGTTCCGCATCGACCGGCGCGACCCGATGCGGGTGCCGGGCGTCGTCTTCGCCACCCGGTCGCTGCTGCCCGACGTCGACGCCGACCGGTCCCTGGACCAGGTGGCGGACGTGGCCACCCTGCCCGGCATCGTGACCGCCTCGTACGCCATGCCGGACGTGCACTGGGGCTACGGCTTCCCGATCGGCGGGGTGGCCGCCACCGACGTCGCGGACGGCGGCGTGGTGTCGCCCGGCGGCGTGGGCTTCGACATCTCCTGCGGGGTCCGGCTGCTCGCCGCCGACCTGGACCGGGCCGCGCTGGGTCCCCGTCTCGACGCGCTGCTGGACGGCCTGGGCGAGGCCACCCCGCGTGGCATGGGCACCGGCGCGGTGTGGCACCTGGCCGACCGCGCCGAACTCGACGCGGTGTTGCGCGGCGGCTCCCGGTACGCCGTCGAGCGCGGCTTCGGCGTGCCCCGGGACCTGGCCCGCTGCGAGGACGGTGGCGCGGTCGACGACGCGGACCCCGCGCAGGTGAGCGAGCGGGCGGTGCAGCGGGGCGCCGGGCAGGTCGGCAGCCTCGGCTCCGGCAACCACTTCCTGGAGGTGCAGGCCGTCGCGGAGGTCTACGACGAGCCGGTCGCGGCCGCGTTCGGGCTGGCCGCCGGCCAGGTCTGCGTCATGATCCACTGCGGGTCGCGCGGGCTCGGCCACCAGATCTGCACCGACCACGTACGGGCGATGGAGCGGGTGATGCCCGGGTACGGCATCCAGGTGCCGGACCGGCAGCTCGCCTGCGCGCCGGTGTCGTCGCCCGAGGGGCGCGCGTACCTGGGGGCGATGGCCGCCGCCGCCAACTACGCCCGGGCCAACCGGCAGCTGCTCGCCCACGCCGCCCGCCAGGTCTTCCGCCGGGTCACCGGCGGTGAGCTGGCGCTGGTGTACGACATCTCGCACAACCTCGCCAAGATCGAGACACACGACGTCGCCGGCGCGCCCCGTCGGCTCTGCGTGCACCGCAAGGGCGCCACCCGGGCCCTGCCGCCCGGGCACGACGACCTCCCCGACGACCTGCGCCCGGTCGGGCAGCCGGTGCTGATCCCCGGCTCGATGGGCACCGGCTCGTACGTGCTGACCGGCGTGACCGGCGCGCCGGCCTGGGCCTCCACCTGCCACGGCGCGGGCCGGACGCAGAGCCGCAAGCAGGCGACGAAGGCGGTCCGGGGCCACGACCCGCGCCAGGAGCTGGAGGCGCAGGGCATCGCGGTACGGGGCGCCTCCCGACGCGGGCTGGCCGAGGAGATGCCGGCCGCGTACAAGGACGTCACCGCGGTGGTGGCGGCGGCCGAGGGGGCGGGGCTGTGCCGCCGGGTGGCCCGGCTGGTGCCGCTGGGCGTGGTTAAGGGCTGAGCCGCTCACACGTCGAGGGTCACCGCGCAGGACCACCCCGGCCCGTCCGGGCCGAAGCGCAGCTCGTGCAGGGAGACCGCCTTCGGCACCGCGCCGACCAGCTCCACCCGGTCGGTGCCGGTGGTCCACCAGCGCACCCGCAGGCCCCCGTCGTCGGTGGCCTGCACCTCGCCGCGCAGCGGCAGCGTACCGGCCGTCTCCAGCCGGAAGATCACCTCGTCGAGGACGCCCACCAGCAGGTCCGCGTCGTCGCCCGGCGGCACCGCGAACACCGCCTCCCCGTCGGGGCGGACGCCGGTGGCGTCCACGAAGGTCGCCACCAGCGCCGTGACCCCCTCCGCGAGGCAGCCCTCGCGGTCCGCCGCCCACGCCTCGACGCGTACGTCGGCGGTGTGCGGGACGGTCCGGTGACCCCGCGGTGGTCGGGCGTGCATGCACCGATCATGCCCCGCGACGGTCGGCGGCCCGGCGGGTTCCGTCGCACCCGCCGGTTAGGGTGCCGGCATGATCGCCGATGAGTCCGACGCCGTCACCGTCACCTTCCTGAGCATGATGCGCGCCGCCGTGCGCGCCGAGCCGGCCGGCGCGGACACCCTGGGCCGCACGGTCGAGCTGGCGCGTCGCTGGTGGGGCAGCGGTGACGCGGGCGACGCGCAGCTGGCGACGGCGCTGCGCACCCTGCACGCCGACACCGACGACGCGCAGCCCGCCGCCGATGCGGCACGGCGCACCCTGCCGAGCGACGCCGACGAGGCCGTGGCGCTCGGTGCCGAATGCGGCCGGCCCGAGCCGGGCGAGCGCTGACCGGACACCGCGGACGGTCCTGCCTCGGTACGGTGACCCGATGAAGATCACCAAGTGGACCCACGCGTGCGTCCGGATCGAGCACGAGGGCCGGGTCCTGGTCATCGACCCGGGCACCTGGAGCGAGCCGGCGGCCCTCGTGGGTGCCGACGCGGTGCTGCTCACCCACGAGCACACCGATCACGTCGACGTGCTGCGGCTGGCCGGTCTGGGCGTGCCGGTCTTCGCGCCGAAGGGGGCTCGGCTGCCCGGCCCGGTGCCGCTGGAGGTGACCCGGGTGACGCCCGGCGAGCGGTTCGACGCCGCCGGCTTCCCCGTCACCGCCGTCGGCGGCCGGCACGCGCTGATCCACGACGGCCAGCCCGACTGCGCCAACCTGGGGTACGTCGTCGACGACGCCCTCTACCACCCGGGCGATGCGCTGGCGCTGCCCGACCGGCCGGTGCGGACGCTGCTGCTGCCGGCGCAGGGCTCCTGGTTGAAGCTGACCGAGGCGATCTCCTTCGCCACCACGATCGGCGCGGACCGGACCGTCGCGATCCACGACGCGCAGCTCAACGACCGGGGCCTGGCGAGCGTGCACGGCTGGTTCGGCGAGACCGTCCCCGGCTACCGTCCGCTCGCCCCCGGCGAGACGCTCTGACCGACGCGCACGTCGAACGCCGGCGCGTCGGCGGTGAGCACCGCCGTCCGCGACGGTCACGGCGGGCAGGACCCCGCAGGACAGCTCGGGGAAGGTCGGCCAGACCTGCGGGGAGTGCCGGACGCGCACGGGAGTTTCCTAACGGGCGGTGAGGGCCAGGCCGAGGCCGAGGGCGAGGAAGCTGCCGGCGAAGCCGTGCCGCAGCGCGGCGGTCAGCCGGGGTCGGGCGAGCACCCGGTGCCGCAGCGCCCCGGCCGACGCGGCGAACCCGGCGAAGACCAGCAGCGTGGTGAGGACGAAGACCCCGCCGTGCAGCAGCATCCGGCTGGTGGCGGCCGGACTGTCCGGCGGCACGAACTGCGGCAGGAAGGCCACGAAGAAGACCGTCACCTTGGGATTGAGCAGGTTCACCACCATGCCGTGGCGGACGATCCGGGCGGTCGACGGGGCGGGCCGGCCGTCGTCGATCCGCAGCGCGCCGCGGTCCCGCAGCGCGGCGACGGCGAGCCAGAGCAGGTACCCCACGCCCAGCCAGGTGACCACCCGGTACGCCGGGGTCCCGGCGCGCAGCAGGGCGGCGAGCCCGGTGACGGCGACGGCCAGGTGCGGCAGCAGGCTGACGGTGCCGCCGAGCGCGGCGGCGAGGCCGGCGCGGCGGCCCGAGGCCAGCGCGGTGGAGAGCGTGTACAGCACGCCGGTGCCCGGCGTGAGCACCACGACCAGCGTGGTCAGCAGGAAGGCGATGGTCATGCGCTCCAGCCTGCGACCATAATGGCCCGGTGGACAGGGCCATAACGGCACCGACGGGGAAGTCCATAACGACCGGTGCCGACTTCCTCCAGCTCGACGTGACCGACGCGCCGCCGGGCGGCCGCGCCGACTGGCTCGCCACGCGGCTCCGGGCGGCCATCGCCGACGGTCGGGTGCCGGTGGGAGCTCGGCTGCCGGCCAGCCGGGTGCTCGCCGTCGAGCTGGGCGTGTCGCGGGGCGTGGTGACCGAGGCGTACCAGCGGCTGGCCGAGAGCGGGCAGGTCGCCGGCCGGGGCCGGGCCGGCACGGTGGTGCTGGCCGGTCCGGCCGGCGTGGTCGCCGGCGTCCCCACCCCCGCCCCGGCGCCGGAGCTGTTCGCCGCCCGCCCCGGCGTGTCGGTCTTCGACGCGCTGCGCGCCGCGCCGGCCGAGCTGGACCTGACGCCCGGCGTACCGGACCTGGCCGCCTTTCCCCGCGCGGCCTGGCTGCGGGCCGAACGCGCGGTGCTGCGCCGCCTCACCCCGGCCGACTTCGGCTACGGCGACCCCACCGGCACGCCCGCGCTCCGGCGCGCCGTGGCCGCCTGGCTGGGCCGCAACCGGGGCATCCGGGTCGACCCGGCCGAGGTGGTGGTGGTCGCCGGCGTCTCCCAGGCGCTCGGCCTGCTCGCCCAGGTCCTGCACGACCAGGGTGTGCACACCGTGGCGGTGGAGGACCCCTCGTCGCTCGGCGTACGGCAGCACCTGCACAACTGGCGGCTGGACACCCCGCCGGTGCCGGTCGACGCGCACGGCCTGCGCGTCGACCGGCTGGCGGCCGCCGGTGCCCGCGCGGTGCTGGTCACCCCGGCGCACCAGTTCCCGACCGGCGTGGTCCTCGACGGCGAGCGGCGCCGCGCGCTGCTCGGCTGGGCCGAGCGCGGTGGCCTGGTGATCGAGGACGACTACGACGCCGAGCACCGCTACGACCGCCCCCCGGTGCCGGCCCTGCGCGGCACGCTGCCGGAGCGGGTCTGCTACACCGGCAGCGTCTCCAAGCTGCTCGCCCCGGCGCTGCGAATCGGCTGGCTGCTGGTGCCACCCCGGTGGCACACCGCCCTGGTGGACGCCAAGCGGATGGCCGACCTCGGCAACGCGGCGCTGCCCCAGCTGGTGCTGGCCGAGCTGATGACCTCCGGCGCCCTGGAACGCCACCTGCGGATGCTGCGCCGCCGGCACGTCCGTCGCCGCGACGCGATGCTGCGCGCGGTCCGGGAACAGCTGCCCGGGGCCGTGGTGCACGGCGCCGCCGCCGGCCTGCACCTGCTGGTCACCCTGCCCGACGAGGTGGACGACGTGGCGGTGGCGGCGGCCGCGTTGCGGCGCGGCGTCAAGGTGCACCCGCTCGCCTGGCACGGCCAGCGACGCCAGCCGCCCGGCCTGGTCCTCGGCTACGCCGCCACCCCGACCGGCGACCTGGAGCGCGCCGTCGCCGAGCTCGGCGCCGCCCTGCGCGAGCTGACCTGACCTCGGGCCGCCGTCGACCGGTTGACCCGGCGGTGCGGTGGGCAGGAAGTGGAGGAACGGGGGTGCGCAGATGGTCGCGGAAGCAGTCGTCCGGTCCGACGGTCCGGGTCCCGCAACGGACCCGGGGCGCGCCGTGCTCGCCCGCTACACCGCCACCGCCGTGCTGGTCCGCCTCGCCGACGAGGGCGCCCGGGTCGCGCTGGTGCTGCTCGCCGTCGAGCACACCGGCGGCGCGGGCTACGGCGGCCTGCTCGTCGCCGCGCTGATGGTCCCGCACGTGGTGGCCGGCCCGGTGGTCGGCATGATCGCCGACACGGTACGCCGACGGCGGCTCTTCTACTGCCTGGCCCTGCTCGGCTTCGCCGCCGCGCTGCTCGGCGCGGCGCTGTCGGCCGCCGCCTCGCGGGCGCTCACCGTCGTCCTGGTGCTGCTGGCCGGGTGCCTGGCACCGGTGATGCTCGGCGGGCTGACCGGCCTGCTGCGCGACCTCGCGCCGCGCCGCCTGGACACCGCCTTCGGCCTGGACGCCACCTCGTACAACCTGGCCGGCATCGCCGGCCCGGCGATCGCGGCGGTGGTCGCCGGACGGTGCGGCGCCACGGTCGCCACCGCGGTGCTGACCGGCCTGGTCGCACTGGGCGCGCTGGTGCTGTGCACCCTGCCGGTCGCCGACCGGCCGGTCAGCGCCCGGCACCCGGCCGCCCGGCCCCGCCCGACGGCCGCGGTGCCGCTGCTCTGGCGCCGACCCCGGCTCGGTGCGGTCACCCTGGCCAGCAGCGTCGGCTATCTCGGTGTCGGCGCCCTGCCGGTGGTGGCGGTGCTGCTCGCGGCCCGCCTCCACGACACCGCGTACACCGGCTGGTTGCTGACCGCGTCCTCGCTCGGTGGTCTGGCCGGCTCCCTGTGGTACGCCCGCTTCCCGGTACGCGCGCACCCGCCCGAGCGGGTGGTGACCGTCGTGCTGGCCCTCATGGCGGTGCCCTTCGCGCTGGTGGCGTTCGCGTCGTCGCCGGTGCTGGCGCTGGCGCTGTTCGTCCTGGTGGGGCTGCTGAACGGGCCGCTGTTCTGCGCGGTCCTCGCCGTCCGCGACCGGGAGGCCCCACCCGGGGTGCGGACGCAGGTGATGACGCTGGGCGCCGGCCTGAAGACCACCGCGGCGGCGGCCGGGGCGGTCCTCGCCGGGGCCGCCACCGGCCTCGGCGCGGGCCCCCTTCTGCTGGGGGTGGCGGCCTGCCAGGTGCTGGGCGCGGCCGGCGGGGCGGTGCTGCTGCGCCGGGCCGGCCGTCAGCCCGGTGCCGGCCCCTCGTCGCCGGGGCGCGACGGCGCGCGGTAGAGCGTCGCGAGCCGCGCGGCGGTGTCGGCGAGCCGTTCGCGCAGCGGGGCGGGGGAGAGGACCTCCACCTCGGCGCCGAGCCGGAGCAGGTCGCCGTGGGCGTGGGTGAGCGACTCGACGGGGATCACCGCCCACACCCAGCCGGCCGCGTCCGGCGGGCCGGCGCTGGCGTCCACCGCCGCGACCACCGCGTCGGCGGCGATCTCGCGCAGCCGGTCCCGACCGGCGGGGGAGAGGCGGATCGTCGCCTCGTCGCGGTGCAGCCGGGCCCGGAAGCCGACCACGTGCGCCCGCCACCAGCCGGGCAGGTCGAACCCGGGCCGGTCGAACGACTCGTCCAGCGGGGTCAGGTCGAGGATCTGGTTGATCCGGTAGGTGGCCGGCTCCGGCCGGTCGGGGCGGGCGGCGACGACGTACCAGCGGCCCCCCTTGAGCACCAGCCCGTACGGTTCGAGGACCCGGCTCACCTCCCCGCGCCAGCTGCGGTAGCGCACCCGGATGCGGTGCTGCCGCCACACCGCCTCGGCGGTGGGGGCCAGGTGCGGTGACGGGTCACCGTCGGAGTACCAGCCCGGCGTGTCGAGGTGGAAGCGTTCCTGGAGCCGGGTGGCCCGGTCGGCGAGCGGATCGGGCAGCGCCGCCCGCAGCTTGCGTTGCAGGCTCGACACCACCGACTGGTAGCCCAGCTCGGCGGCCGGGCCGGGCAGCCCGGCGAAGAGCAGCCGGTCGGCCTCCTCGGTGGTCAGCCCGGTCAGCCGGGTCCGCCACCCGTCGACGAGCCGGTACCCGCCGGCGTGCCCGGCGGAGCCGTAGAGCGGGATGCCGGCGGCGTGCAGCGACTCCACGTCGCGGTAGATGGTGCGCACCGACACCTCCAGCCGCCGGGCCAGGTCGGTGGCGGTGAGCCGGCCGTGCGACTGGAGCAGCAGCAGGATGGACAGGAGACGACTGGCCCGCACTCTGCTGACAGTAGCTGTCAGGGAAGTGCTCCTACCGTCCCGGCATGACCTTCCAGGACAAGGAGTTGACCGTGCCGGGGCCCGTCGAGGTGGGCGGCCGGCACGTCAAGCGCTACCACGTCGACCAACCCGACCGTCGCCTCGAACCGGCGGTGGTCGAGGCCGCCTACGCGTACCTGCCGCACCTGCTGCCCGAGCCGGACGGCACCCCGGCGGCGGGCTGGGTGGTGCTGCACCGGGGCGCGGACACCGGCGCGTACCTGCTGGCGTACAGCTGGTTCTTCGACAACGTGGTGCAGTGCCGGATCGCGGTCGCCGGCCAGCCCGCGCTGGACTGCCCGGACGACGACCCGACGCACTTCGTGCCGCTGGCGCAGCCGGGGGTGGGCTGCGTCTGGGAGCTGGGCGTGCTGGAGCACGAGCGGGCCGCCTGGATCCGGCACGTCCTCGCCCCCGACGCACCGGACCTGGCCGGCTATCTGGCCGACAGCCGGGCCGAAGGGCCGGTGGGTCGGTGATGGGGGACTTCGACTTCTTCGTGGGCACCTGGGACGTCACCAACCGGCGGCTTCGCGAACGGCACGTCGGCAGCGACGACTGGGACGTCTTCCCGGGCGTCTCGGTGGCCCGCTCGTTCTTCGACGGCGCCGGCAGCTTCGACGAGATCCGCTTCCCGACCCGGGGCTTCTCGGGCTCGACGGTGCGTCTGCGCGACCCGGCCACCGGGCTCTGGTCGATCTACTGGATGAACAGCTCGCGCGGGGTGCTGGAGTTGCCGCCGGTGGTGGGCCGGTTCGTCGACGGGGTGGGCACCTTCTACGCCGACGACACCGACGAGGGCCGGCCGGTGCGCTGCCGTTTCCGCTGGTCGGTGCGCAACGCCGACTCGTGCCGGTGGGAGCAGGCGTTCTCGACCGACGGCGAGCGCACCTGGGAGACGAACTGGATCATGGAATTCACCCGGGCCGCTCAGGCCGGCGGCGGGGAGGTGCTCCGGTAGATCGCGGTCAGCCAGACGTCGAGCAGCACGTCGACCACGTCCCGCTCGGCCACGGCCGGCCCGTCACCGGCGAAGGTGGCGTACCAGACGCGCTCGTTCATCGAGTTCAGCGCGATCGCGAGGTCCCGGGCGGGCAGCCCGTCCGGGGCCGCGCCGCGCCGCCGCTCACCCTCGATCGCCGCCTCGACCGCCCGTACCCAGCGTTCCAGCACCTCGGCCCAGAGCCGGCGGACCTCGGCGTTGGTGCCGCGTACCTGCGCGCAGGCCAGCACCAGCGCGCGGTGGCCGCCGAAGGTGGCGTGGAACCGGGCGATCAGCTCCCGCCAGCGGGCCCGCGGGTCCTCGGCGAGCCGGTCCAGCACGTCGCCCGCCGCGAGGTTCGCCTCCCCGGTGACCCGATCGAGCAGGCTCAGCAGCACCGCGTCCTTGGACGGGAAGTAGAAGTAGAACGTGGGCCGGGAGATGCCCGCGCCGCGGGCCAGGTCGTCGATCGAGATGTCGCCGAAGGCGCGCTCCTGCAACAGCCGCTCGGCGGTGGCGAGGATGGCCGTCTCCCGGTCGTCGCCGGTGGAGCGGGCCGGTCGCCGCCCGCGCGTCGGCGTGGCCACGGCCGGCGTACGGGGGGAGGTCATGTCGGCTGATGCTACACCCGGTCGACACGGTGTCGATTCCAGTCGACAGGGTGTTGACCCGGGTCGACGGTGGTGGATAAGGTCCGGTCGACCGCCACCCGAACGGGAGAAGCCATGGCCGCCGACCACGTGGACGTCCTGATCGTCGGTGCCGGGCTCTCCGGCGTCGGCGCCGCCGTCCACCTGCGACAGAACTGCCCCGACAAGACGTACGCGGTGCTCGAGGCGCGCGACGCGATCGGCGGCACCTGGGACCTGTTCCGCTACCCGGGCATCCGTTCCGACTCCGACATGTACACCCTCGGCTACTCCTTCAAGCCGTGGACGAACCCGAAGGCGATCGCCGACGGCGACGCCATCCGCGCATACGTCCGGGAGACCGCCCGGGAGTACGACGTGCAGCGGCACATCCGCTTCCGGCACCGGGCGGTGCGCGCCGAGTGGGACAGCGCGACCGCCCGCTGGACGGTCACCGCGTACCGCGAGGACACCGGCGAGGACGTCGTGCTCACCTGCGCCTTCCTCTTCACCAACTCCGGCTACTACCGCTACGACGAGGGCTACACCCCGGTCCTGCCTGGCGTCGACCGCTACGCCGGGCGGCTCGTGCACCCGCAGCACTGGCCGGCGGACCTGGACTGGGCCGGCAAGCGGGTGGTGGTGATCGGCAGCGGCGCGACCGCGGTCACCCTGGTGCCGGCGATGGCCGAGCAGGCCGCCCACGTCACCATGCTGCAACGCTCGCCCACGTACGTCATCTCGCTGCCGTCGCGCGACAAGCTGGCCGACGCGCTGCGCCGCCGGCTGCCCGCGAAGGCCGCGTACGCGGTGGTGCGCTGGAAGAACGTGGCGCTCGGGGTGGCCAACTTCCAGCTCAGCCGGCGCGCCCCCGGCCTGGTGAAGAAGTTCCTGCGCCGGGCCGCCAAGGGCAGCCTCCCGGTCGGGTACGACATCGACCGGCACTTCTCGCCCCGCTACAACCCCTGGGACCAGCGCCTCTGCGTGATCCCCGACGGAGACCTCTTCGCGGCGGTCAGCGCCGGCCGGGCCGCGGTGGTCACCGACACCATCGACACCTTCACCGAGCAGGGCGTCCGGCTCGCCTCGGGCGAGGAACTGCCCGCCGACATCGTGGTCACCGCCACCGGCCTCAACCTGCTCGCCCTCGGCGGCATGACGCTGGTCGTCGACGGCGCCGAGGTCGACCTGGCCCGGACGGTCGCCTACAAGGGCATGATGCTCTCCGGCGTACCCAACTTCGCGAT
This genomic window contains:
- a CDS encoding RtcB family protein is translated as MDLVEETPYRFRIDRRDPMRVPGVVFATRSLLPDVDADRSLDQVADVATLPGIVTASYAMPDVHWGYGFPIGGVAATDVADGGVVSPGGVGFDISCGVRLLAADLDRAALGPRLDALLDGLGEATPRGMGTGAVWHLADRAELDAVLRGGSRYAVERGFGVPRDLARCEDGGAVDDADPAQVSERAVQRGAGQVGSLGSGNHFLEVQAVAEVYDEPVAAAFGLAAGQVCVMIHCGSRGLGHQICTDHVRAMERVMPGYGIQVPDRQLACAPVSSPEGRAYLGAMAAAANYARANRQLLAHAARQVFRRVTGGELALVYDISHNLAKIETHDVAGAPRRLCVHRKGATRALPPGHDDLPDDLRPVGQPVLIPGSMGTGSYVLTGVTGAPAWASTCHGAGRTQSRKQATKAVRGHDPRQELEAQGIAVRGASRRGLAEEMPAAYKDVTAVVAAAEGAGLCRRVARLVPLGVVKG
- a CDS encoding archease, which codes for MHARPPRGHRTVPHTADVRVEAWAADREGCLAEGVTALVATFVDATGVRPDGEAVFAVPPGDDADLLVGVLDEVIFRLETAGTLPLRGEVQATDDGGLRVRWWTTGTDRVELVGAVPKAVSLHELRFGPDGPGWSCAVTLDV
- a CDS encoding MBL fold metallo-hydrolase → MKITKWTHACVRIEHEGRVLVIDPGTWSEPAALVGADAVLLTHEHTDHVDVLRLAGLGVPVFAPKGARLPGPVPLEVTRVTPGERFDAAGFPVTAVGGRHALIHDGQPDCANLGYVVDDALYHPGDALALPDRPVRTLLLPAQGSWLKLTEAISFATTIGADRTVAIHDAQLNDRGLASVHGWFGETVPGYRPLAPGETL
- a CDS encoding LysE family translocator, coding for MTIAFLLTTLVVVLTPGTGVLYTLSTALASGRRAGLAAALGGTVSLLPHLAVAVTGLAALLRAGTPAYRVVTWLGVGYLLWLAVAALRDRGALRIDDGRPAPSTARIVRHGMVVNLLNPKVTVFFVAFLPQFVPPDSPAATSRMLLHGGVFVLTTLLVFAGFAASAGALRHRVLARPRLTAALRHGFAGSFLALGLGLALTAR
- the pdxR gene encoding MocR-like pyridoxine biosynthesis transcription factor PdxR gives rise to the protein MDRAITAPTGKSITTGADFLQLDVTDAPPGGRADWLATRLRAAIADGRVPVGARLPASRVLAVELGVSRGVVTEAYQRLAESGQVAGRGRAGTVVLAGPAGVVAGVPTPAPAPELFAARPGVSVFDALRAAPAELDLTPGVPDLAAFPRAAWLRAERAVLRRLTPADFGYGDPTGTPALRRAVAAWLGRNRGIRVDPAEVVVVAGVSQALGLLAQVLHDQGVHTVAVEDPSSLGVRQHLHNWRLDTPPVPVDAHGLRVDRLAAAGARAVLVTPAHQFPTGVVLDGERRRALLGWAERGGLVIEDDYDAEHRYDRPPVPALRGTLPERVCYTGSVSKLLAPALRIGWLLVPPRWHTALVDAKRMADLGNAALPQLVLAELMTSGALERHLRMLRRRHVRRRDAMLRAVREQLPGAVVHGAAAGLHLLVTLPDEVDDVAVAAAALRRGVKVHPLAWHGQRRQPPGLVLGYAATPTGDLERAVAELGAALRELT
- a CDS encoding MFS transporter; translation: MVAEAVVRSDGPGPATDPGRAVLARYTATAVLVRLADEGARVALVLLAVEHTGGAGYGGLLVAALMVPHVVAGPVVGMIADTVRRRRLFYCLALLGFAAALLGAALSAAASRALTVVLVLLAGCLAPVMLGGLTGLLRDLAPRRLDTAFGLDATSYNLAGIAGPAIAAVVAGRCGATVATAVLTGLVALGALVLCTLPVADRPVSARHPAARPRPTAAVPLLWRRPRLGAVTLASSVGYLGVGALPVVAVLLAARLHDTAYTGWLLTASSLGGLAGSLWYARFPVRAHPPERVVTVVLALMAVPFALVAFASSPVLALALFVLVGLLNGPLFCAVLAVRDREAPPGVRTQVMTLGAGLKTTAAAAGAVLAGAATGLGAGPLLLGVAACQVLGAAGGAVLLRRAGRQPGAGPSSPGRDGAR
- a CDS encoding helix-turn-helix transcriptional regulator, yielding MRASRLLSILLLLQSHGRLTATDLARRLEVSVRTIYRDVESLHAAGIPLYGSAGHAGGYRLVDGWRTRLTGLTTEEADRLLFAGLPGPAAELGYQSVVSSLQRKLRAALPDPLADRATRLQERFHLDTPGWYSDGDPSPHLAPTAEAVWRQHRIRVRYRSWRGEVSRVLEPYGLVLKGGRWYVVAARPDRPEPATYRINQILDLTPLDESFDRPGFDLPGWWRAHVVGFRARLHRDEATIRLSPAGRDRLREIAADAVVAAVDASAGPPDAAGWVWAVIPVESLTHAHGDLLRLGAEVEVLSPAPLRERLADTAARLATLYRAPSRPGDEGPAPG
- a CDS encoding TetR/AcrR family transcriptional regulator, coding for MTSPRTPAVATPTRGRRPARSTGDDRETAILATAERLLQERAFGDISIDDLARGAGISRPTFYFYFPSKDAVLLSLLDRVTGEANLAAGDVLDRLAEDPRARWRELIARFHATFGGHRALVLACAQVRGTNAEVRRLWAEVLERWVRAVEAAIEGERRRGAAPDGLPARDLAIALNSMNERVWYATFAGDGPAVAERDVVDVLLDVWLTAIYRSTSPPPA
- a CDS encoding flavin-containing monooxygenase: MAADHVDVLIVGAGLSGVGAAVHLRQNCPDKTYAVLEARDAIGGTWDLFRYPGIRSDSDMYTLGYSFKPWTNPKAIADGDAIRAYVRETAREYDVQRHIRFRHRAVRAEWDSATARWTVTAYREDTGEDVVLTCAFLFTNSGYYRYDEGYTPVLPGVDRYAGRLVHPQHWPADLDWAGKRVVVIGSGATAVTLVPAMAEQAAHVTMLQRSPTYVISLPSRDKLADALRRRLPAKAAYAVVRWKNVALGVANFQLSRRAPGLVKKFLRRAAKGSLPVGYDIDRHFSPRYNPWDQRLCVIPDGDLFAAVSAGRAAVVTDTIDTFTEQGVRLASGEELPADIVVTATGLNLLALGGMTLVVDGAEVDLARTVAYKGMMLSGVPNFAMTIGYTNASWTLKADLVATYVCRLLRHLDATGQQIVTPLAPDTDDLEPIIDLQSGYVLRAVDQLPKQGPRAPWRLHQNYPRDVRLMRRGPLTDGVRFSRATAPATEPTAPVAGAGAP